From one Pagrus major chromosome 21, Pma_NU_1.0 genomic stretch:
- the LOC141017461 gene encoding zona pellucida sperm-binding protein 4-like → MELFQRLFSVVVVVVLVCDVAAQPHWMLPVQKHQPQQPKVPPPAAPFDKCQVERHEKIQCGTEDITAEQCENINCCFDGRQCYYGKAVTVQCTRDGQFVVVVARDATVPHIDVDSVSLLETNDPSCTPVDFTAAFAIFQFPVTACGTTLKEEEDYVVYENHMSSSYEVGVGPRGSITRDSHFELLFQCRYSGTAVEALVMEVNAVPPPMPVAALGPLRVELKLGNGQCHSKGCFEVEAAYSSFYTPADYPITKVLREPIYVEVNILERSDPNIVLNLEHCWATSSPNPNSLPQWDILVDGCSYHDDRYLTTVVPVDGSSGLLYPTHHKRFAVKMFTFVDQNTYSPQKDTVFLHCATAVCYPSSTNSCEQPCHRQRRAAVTEVSLSQRALVSSGEVILTPSVPNTKSKR, encoded by the exons ATGGAGCTTTTCCAGCGTCTGTTTAGTgttgtggtggttgttgttttggtttgtgaTGTTGCTGCCCAGCCTCACTGGATGCTGCCCGTGCAGAAACACCAACCACAACAGCCGAAGGtccctccacctgcagctcccTTTGATAAATGCCAGGTGGAGCGGCATGAGAAGATCCAGTGCGGGACTGAAGATATCACAGCCGAGCAATGTGAAAACATAAACTGCTGCTTTGATGGGCGGCAGTGCTACTACGGGAAAGCAG TGACTGTGCAGTGTACCAGGGATGGCCagtttgtggtggtggtggctcgAGATGCCACTGTGCCCCACATAGATGTGGATTCAGTCAGCCTGCTGGAAACAAACGACCCCTCCTGTACCCCTGTCGACTTCACAGCTGCTTTTGCCATCTTCCAGTTCCCTGTGACTGCATGTGGTACAACATTAAAG gaggaagaggattaCGTGGTATATGAGAACCACATGTCCTCTTCATATGAAGTGGGAGTTGGACCCAGAGGCTCAATTACCAGGGACAGCCATTTTGA GTTATTGTTCCAATGTCGATATTCTGGCACAGCGGTGGAGGCTCTTGTCATGGAGGTGAATGCGGTTCCTCCACCCATGCCTGTTGCTGCTCTAGGACCCCTCAGAGTGGAGCTGAAACTGGGCAACGGACAATGTCACTCGAAGGGATGTTTTGAGG TCGAGGCAGCGTACAGCTCCTTCTACACTCCAGCAGACTATCCAATCACTAAAGTGCTGAGGGAGCCAATCTATGTGGAGGTGAACATCCTGGAGAGGTCTGATCCGAACATCGTCCTGAACCTGGAGCACTGCTGGGCCACTTCTTCCCCTAATCCTAACAGCCTGCCACAGTGGGACATTCTGGTTGACGG GTGTTCCTACCATGATGACCGTTACTTGACCACAGTGGTGCCTGTAGATGGCTCCTCTGGGCTCCTCTATCCAACGCACCACAAACGTTTTGCTGTTAAAATGTTCACGTTTGTGGATCAAAACACCTATTCTCCTCAGAAAGACACG GTGTTCCTCCATTGTGCTACAGCAGTGTGTTATCCCAGCAGCACAAACTCTTGTGAACAGCCATGCCACCGGCAAC GAAGAGCTGCAGTCACTGAAGTTTCCTTGAGTCAGAGGGCTCTGGTCTCGAGCGGCGAGGTGATCCTGACTCCATCTGTTCCCAACACCAAATCAAAAAGATGA